One genomic window of Bradyrhizobium sp. B124 includes the following:
- a CDS encoding glutathione binding-like protein encodes MLELYFWPMACSLASRIALMEAGIDARYHMVHLWTKKVLEDDGDFRAVAPKGAVPVLVLENGERLTESAAVLQYIADLKPELGLAPAPGHPDRYRLQEWLSFIGTEIHKGFLFPTFWYKDDASLAKPRARIGQTLSVPSAHLTDREFLVGNRFTVADTHLAWALLLLRTAGVDVAQWPPLAAYLGRIQARPQVKAAIGIEMQLWKSVAA; translated from the coding sequence ATCGCTCTCATGGAGGCCGGCATCGACGCGCGCTATCACATGGTGCATCTCTGGACCAAGAAGGTGCTGGAGGACGACGGCGACTTCCGCGCCGTCGCGCCGAAGGGCGCGGTGCCGGTGCTGGTGCTCGAGAATGGCGAGCGGCTGACGGAGAGCGCTGCGGTGCTGCAATACATCGCGGACCTCAAGCCCGAACTCGGCCTCGCGCCGGCACCTGGCCATCCGGACCGCTACCGCTTGCAGGAATGGCTGAGCTTCATCGGCACCGAGATCCACAAGGGATTCCTGTTCCCGACCTTCTGGTACAAGGACGATGCATCGCTCGCCAAACCGCGTGCCAGGATCGGACAGACCTTGTCGGTGCCATCAGCGCATCTTACCGACCGCGAATTTCTGGTCGGTAACCGCTTCACGGTAGCGGACACGCATCTCGCCTGGGCTCTGCTGTTGCTTCGCACCGCCGGCGTCGATGTGGCGCAATGGCCGCCGCTGGCCGCCTATCTCGGACGCATCCAGGCGCGGCCACAGGTCAAAGCCGCCATCGGCATCGAGATGCAATTGTGGAAGAGCGTCGCGGCGTGA
- a CDS encoding AMP nucleosidase, with the protein MSPTPPIETPPPITTEAFVDAAAAVARLEEIYERNTGFLRSRFEAYVNGVPCTTRVRAHYPFVRITTSSHARLDSRLAYGFVAGPGVHETSITRPDIFRTYLTEQIGLLIKNHGVAVEIGESNEPIPIHFAYRRDINIEAALTIADSSAFTRSLRDVFDTPDLAAMDDAIADGTFELTPGTPEPLALFRAARVDYSLRRLYHYTGTDPEHFQNFVIFTNYQFYVDAFAQSSLQRLASGEEGLEAFVAPGNVITRNALAGGGVSGTASDRVPQMPAFHRVEPGYRGITLINIGIGPSNARNITDHVAVLRPHAWLMIGHCAGLRNTQRLGDYVLAHGYVREDHVLDHELPLWVPIPALAEMQVALEEAVGEVTGLTGFELKRLMRTGTVASVDNRNWEISGPQVIRRMSQSRSIALDMESATIAANGYRFRVPYGTLLCVSDKPLHGEIKLAGMASEFYRQRVGQHLQIGLKALERLKQQESERLHSRKLRSFAEVAFQ; encoded by the coding sequence ATGTCTCCGACACCCCCCATCGAAACCCCGCCGCCGATCACGACCGAAGCGTTCGTCGATGCTGCGGCCGCCGTTGCCCGTCTCGAGGAGATCTACGAGCGCAACACGGGATTCCTGCGCAGTCGCTTCGAAGCCTATGTCAACGGGGTGCCGTGCACGACGCGGGTGCGGGCGCATTACCCGTTCGTCCGCATCACGACCTCGTCGCACGCCCGGCTCGATTCCCGTCTCGCCTACGGTTTTGTCGCGGGACCCGGCGTCCACGAGACCAGCATCACTCGGCCGGACATTTTCCGGACCTACCTCACCGAGCAGATCGGGCTCCTGATCAAGAACCATGGCGTGGCGGTCGAGATCGGCGAGTCCAACGAGCCGATTCCGATCCATTTCGCCTACCGGCGCGACATCAATATCGAGGCGGCGCTGACCATCGCCGACAGTTCGGCCTTCACAAGGTCGCTGCGCGACGTGTTCGATACGCCCGACCTTGCCGCGATGGACGATGCGATCGCGGACGGCACGTTTGAACTGACGCCGGGCACGCCCGAGCCGCTGGCCCTGTTCCGTGCCGCGCGCGTCGATTACTCGCTGCGCCGGCTCTATCACTACACCGGCACCGATCCCGAGCACTTCCAGAATTTCGTGATCTTCACCAACTACCAGTTCTATGTCGACGCTTTCGCGCAATCGAGCCTGCAGCGTCTCGCATCGGGTGAGGAAGGCCTCGAGGCGTTCGTCGCGCCCGGCAATGTGATCACGCGCAACGCGCTGGCAGGCGGCGGCGTGAGCGGAACGGCTTCGGATCGCGTCCCGCAGATGCCGGCGTTTCATCGCGTCGAACCCGGTTATCGCGGCATCACCCTGATCAATATCGGGATCGGTCCATCGAACGCGCGCAACATCACCGATCACGTCGCGGTGCTGCGGCCGCATGCCTGGCTGATGATCGGGCATTGCGCTGGCTTACGCAACACGCAGCGGCTCGGCGACTATGTGCTGGCCCATGGCTATGTCCGTGAGGATCATGTGCTCGATCACGAGCTGCCGCTCTGGGTGCCGATCCCCGCGCTTGCCGAGATGCAGGTCGCGCTTGAGGAGGCGGTCGGCGAGGTGACCGGGCTCACCGGATTCGAGCTCAAGCGGTTGATGCGCACCGGCACGGTCGCGAGCGTCGACAATCGCAATTGGGAAATCAGCGGGCCGCAGGTGATCCGGCGGATGTCGCAATCGCGCTCCATCGCGCTCGACATGGAATCGGCGACGATCGCCGCCAACGGCTATCGCTTCCGCGTGCCCTATGGCACGCTGCTGTGCGTCTCCGACAAGCCGCTGCATGGCGAGATCAAGCTGGCGGGCATGGCGAGCGAATTCTATCGCCAGCGCGTCGGCCAGCACCTTCAGATCGGGCTGAAGGCGCTGGAGCGGCTCAAGCAGCAGGAATCCGAGCGGCTGCATTCGCGCAAGCTGCGCAGCTTCGCCGAGGTCGCGTTTCAGTAA
- a CDS encoding DUF779 domain-containing protein gives MADKVTATPAALELIAEIVADHGPVLFHQSGGCCDGSSPMCYPQGDFLIGDHDVKLGEIGGAPFYISGSQYDVWKHTDLIIDVVPGRGGMFSLDNGRERRFLTRSEICALPPREPE, from the coding sequence ATGGCTGACAAGGTGACCGCGACGCCGGCTGCGCTGGAACTGATTGCCGAGATCGTCGCCGATCATGGGCCAGTGCTGTTTCACCAGTCGGGCGGCTGCTGCGACGGTTCGTCGCCGATGTGCTATCCGCAAGGTGACTTCCTGATCGGCGATCATGACGTCAAGCTCGGCGAGATCGGCGGGGCGCCGTTCTATATCAGCGGTTCGCAATATGACGTCTGGAAGCACACCGATCTGATCATCGACGTCGTTCCCGGCCGCGGCGGCATGTTCTCGCTCGACAACGGGCGCGAGCGCCGGTTCCTGACCCGGTCCGAGATCTGCGCGCTGCCGCCGCGCGAGCCGGAATAG
- the adh gene encoding aldehyde dehydrogenase — translation MNKVDMQSVLKAPFAKRYGNFIGGEWREPRSGKYFDNISPVTGLPICEIPRSDAADIEAALDAAHAAKDAWGKTSAAERALILNRIADRMEANLDKLATAETWDNGKPIRETTAADIPLAIDHFRYFAGVVRGQEGSISEIDHDTVAYHFHEPLGVVGQIIPWNFPILMATWKLAPALAAGNCVVLKPAEQTPASILVWLELVGDLLPKGVLNVVNGFGLEAGKPLASSNRIAKIAFTGETTTGRLIMQYASQNLIPVTLELGGKSPNIFFSDVCAEDDDFFDKAVEGFVMFALNQGEVCTCPSRALIQESIYDRFMERALKRVEAITQGSPLDPTTMIGAQASSEQLEKILSYIDIGKKEGAQVLIGGERNNLGGGLSGGYYVKPTVFKGHNKMRIFQEEIFGPVVSVTTFKTDDEALSIANDTLYGLGAGIWSRDANRCYRFGRAIQAGRVWTNCYHAYPAHAAFGGYKQSGIGRETHKMMLDHYQQTKNILVSYSPKKLGFF, via the coding sequence ATGAACAAGGTGGACATGCAGTCCGTGCTCAAGGCGCCGTTCGCCAAGCGCTACGGCAATTTCATTGGGGGCGAATGGCGCGAACCTCGCTCCGGAAAATATTTCGACAACATCTCGCCGGTCACCGGGTTGCCGATCTGCGAAATCCCGCGCTCGGACGCTGCGGATATCGAGGCGGCGCTCGATGCCGCGCACGCGGCCAAGGACGCCTGGGGCAAGACCAGCGCGGCCGAGCGCGCGCTCATCCTCAACAGGATCGCCGACCGGATGGAGGCCAATCTCGACAAGCTCGCCACCGCCGAGACGTGGGACAACGGCAAGCCGATCCGCGAAACGACGGCCGCCGACATTCCGCTGGCGATCGATCACTTCCGCTACTTTGCCGGCGTGGTTCGTGGCCAGGAGGGTTCGATCTCAGAAATCGACCATGACACGGTGGCCTATCACTTCCACGAGCCGCTCGGAGTGGTCGGCCAGATCATTCCCTGGAATTTCCCGATCCTGATGGCGACCTGGAAGCTGGCGCCCGCGCTTGCCGCCGGCAATTGCGTCGTGCTCAAGCCCGCCGAGCAGACGCCGGCCTCGATCCTGGTGTGGCTCGAACTGGTCGGCGACCTCCTGCCGAAGGGCGTGCTGAACGTCGTCAACGGCTTCGGCCTCGAGGCCGGTAAGCCGCTGGCGTCGTCAAACCGGATCGCCAAGATCGCCTTCACCGGCGAGACCACGACGGGCCGGCTGATCATGCAATATGCATCGCAGAACCTGATCCCGGTGACGCTCGAACTCGGCGGCAAGTCGCCCAACATCTTCTTCAGCGATGTTTGCGCCGAGGACGATGATTTCTTCGACAAGGCGGTCGAAGGCTTCGTGATGTTCGCGCTCAATCAGGGCGAGGTCTGCACCTGCCCGAGCCGCGCGCTGATCCAGGAGTCGATCTACGATCGCTTCATGGAACGCGCGCTGAAGCGCGTCGAGGCGATCACGCAAGGCAGCCCGCTCGATCCGACCACGATGATCGGCGCGCAGGCATCTTCCGAGCAACTGGAGAAGATTCTCTCCTACATCGACATCGGCAAGAAGGAGGGCGCGCAGGTCCTGATCGGCGGCGAGCGCAACAATCTCGGCGGCGGGCTGTCGGGCGGCTATTACGTCAAGCCGACCGTCTTCAAGGGCCACAACAAGATGCGCATCTTCCAGGAGGAGATCTTTGGACCGGTCGTGTCCGTGACCACCTTCAAGACCGACGACGAAGCGCTCTCGATCGCCAACGACACCCTCTACGGTCTCGGTGCCGGCATCTGGAGCCGCGATGCCAATCGCTGCTACCGGTTCGGCCGCGCCATCCAGGCCGGCCGGGTGTGGACCAATTGCTATCACGCCTATCCGGCGCACGCGGCGTTCGGCGGCTACAAGCAATCGGGCATCGGCCGTGAGACGCACAAGATGATGCTCGACCACTACCAGCAGACCAAGAACATCCTGGTCAGCTACAGCCCCAAGAAGCTCGGCTTCTTCTGA
- a CDS encoding GAF domain-containing protein produces MSRSPGVMHTDKVLDVLAGGGAPSDLSASWRRSGHLHALDPASRLPSYRLQQADVAAAQQRLGEFLAVAQRTLDRLFLAVGGVGCSVLLADRDGVVVDRRGANADDATFDAWGLWTGAVWSEKHEGTNGIGTCIVEKRPLSIDREQHFFTRNSALFCTTAPVFDEHGELAAALDVSSCRADLTGGFSRLIATTVTDAARAIEAENFRRAFPDARILLTPRSERAVNSLLAVDRDDLVVGATRAARRALGLTAASLARPLPAADLIGETRDDGGLVAAERAVLQRALARAGGNASRAAKDLDMSRATLHRKLKLLGLHR; encoded by the coding sequence ATGAGCCGGTCGCCAGGTGTCATGCATACGGACAAGGTTCTCGACGTGCTGGCCGGAGGCGGAGCGCCCTCCGACCTGTCGGCGTCGTGGCGTCGTTCCGGTCATCTGCACGCGCTCGATCCGGCGAGCCGCCTGCCTTCGTATCGTCTCCAGCAGGCTGACGTCGCCGCCGCGCAGCAGCGTCTCGGCGAATTCCTGGCGGTCGCCCAGCGCACGCTCGACCGGCTGTTCCTTGCCGTGGGCGGGGTCGGTTGTTCGGTGCTGCTCGCCGACCGCGACGGCGTTGTCGTCGACCGGCGCGGCGCAAACGCGGATGACGCGACGTTCGACGCATGGGGGCTCTGGACCGGTGCGGTCTGGAGCGAGAAGCATGAGGGGACCAACGGCATCGGCACCTGCATCGTCGAGAAGCGGCCGCTGTCGATCGATCGCGAGCAGCATTTCTTCACGCGCAATTCCGCCCTGTTCTGCACCACTGCGCCGGTCTTCGACGAGCACGGTGAACTGGCCGCCGCGCTCGACGTCTCCTCCTGTCGGGCCGACCTGACAGGCGGATTCTCCCGTCTGATCGCGACCACGGTCACCGATGCCGCGCGCGCGATCGAAGCCGAGAACTTCCGCCGGGCGTTTCCCGACGCACGAATTCTCCTGACACCGAGAAGCGAGCGCGCCGTGAATTCGCTGCTAGCGGTCGATCGCGACGACCTCGTGGTCGGTGCGACGCGTGCCGCGCGCCGTGCGCTCGGCCTCACGGCGGCGTCGCTGGCGCGGCCGCTGCCGGCCGCCGATCTGATCGGCGAGACCCGCGATGATGGCGGCCTCGTTGCCGCGGAACGCGCGGTGCTGCAGCGCGCGCTGGCGCGGGCCGGCGGCAACGCGTCCAGGGCTGCCAAGGACCTCGACATGTCCCGCGCGACACTGCACCGCAAGCTGAAGCTGCTTGGCTTGCATCGTTAG
- a CDS encoding tlde1 domain-containing protein, protein MGTSASAYVLGAPSRKKSSRKILPQHFLGSAAVAGLVLGCAWTVYANIFAASVYPSVGNASFDAPVVKRPVAVAARPAPAFNEVFASLTPAPAAPAKTEVAKSEAPTPSLMFNDRFAAAAPEGVASSVVADAAPQIDPIKQAAEPKVAVAARAVATAELAETSKPLPAPKSVETAKKQAAANLKVALNDPSATVESKAAEKAPEAKQATKSGGVRDMAARAKAAVLSIASSERQTMVEKLWGKRESSGGLLSFASADANVTGSIPSTLDQNPMLGGSPPYDRQTAVYDISAKTVYLPDGTRLEAHSGLGSRLDDPRSSHMKMVGVTPPHIYELKPREALFHGVPALRLNPIGGEGKIFNRDGLLAHTFMLGPNGDSNGCVSFKDYYAFLDAYRNKGIRRLAVLARIQ, encoded by the coding sequence ATGGGTACGAGTGCGAGTGCGTATGTTCTTGGGGCGCCAAGCCGCAAGAAATCCTCCCGAAAAATCCTCCCACAGCATTTCCTCGGCAGCGCCGCGGTGGCGGGGCTGGTGCTTGGCTGCGCCTGGACCGTCTATGCCAACATCTTTGCGGCGAGCGTCTATCCGTCGGTCGGCAATGCGTCGTTTGACGCGCCGGTGGTGAAGCGGCCCGTCGCGGTCGCCGCGCGGCCCGCACCCGCGTTCAACGAGGTGTTCGCGTCCCTGACGCCCGCGCCGGCGGCGCCCGCCAAGACCGAGGTCGCGAAGTCGGAAGCCCCGACACCGTCACTTATGTTTAACGATCGGTTTGCGGCCGCCGCGCCCGAGGGCGTCGCGTCCAGCGTCGTGGCCGACGCCGCACCGCAGATCGACCCGATCAAGCAGGCCGCTGAACCCAAGGTCGCCGTCGCGGCGAGGGCGGTGGCGACGGCAGAGCTCGCCGAGACATCGAAGCCGTTGCCGGCGCCGAAATCGGTCGAGACCGCCAAGAAGCAAGCCGCCGCCAATCTGAAGGTGGCGCTCAACGATCCCTCCGCGACGGTTGAGTCGAAGGCGGCCGAGAAGGCGCCCGAGGCCAAGCAGGCGACGAAATCCGGTGGCGTCCGTGACATGGCCGCGCGCGCCAAGGCCGCGGTGCTGTCGATCGCATCGAGCGAGCGGCAGACCATGGTCGAGAAGCTGTGGGGCAAGCGCGAGTCGAGCGGCGGGCTGCTCTCCTTCGCCTCCGCCGACGCCAATGTCACCGGCAGCATTCCCTCGACGCTGGACCAGAACCCGATGCTCGGCGGCTCGCCGCCCTATGACCGCCAGACCGCGGTCTACGACATCTCGGCCAAGACCGTGTATTTGCCCGACGGCACGCGGCTCGAGGCGCATTCCGGCCTCGGCTCCCGGCTCGACGATCCCAGGTCCTCGCATATGAAGATGGTCGGCGTGACGCCGCCGCACATCTACGAGCTCAAGCCGCGCGAGGCGCTGTTCCACGGCGTGCCGGCGCTGCGGCTCAATCCGATCGGCGGCGAAGGCAAGATCTTCAACCGCGACGGCCTGCTCGCGCACACCTTCATGCTCGGCCCGAACGGCGACTCCAACGGTTGCGTCTCGTTCAAGGACTATTACGCGTTCCTCGACGCCTACCGCAACAAGGGCATCCGCCGCCTCGCGGTGCTCGCGCGGATCCAGTAG
- a CDS encoding DUF899 family protein produces the protein MISSVLKPAGELANTNARRFPNESAEYRRARQALLVEEIELRRYIARVAELRRALPPGGEVTRAYEFTGESGAASLADLFGNKQTLIIYSYMFGPQREKPCPMCTSFMGTWEEKLPDIEQRVSFVFVARSPIARLIEAKKARGWTRHKVYSDASGDYTRDYVSKDDSDVPGYNVFTRQSGVIRHFWAGEMGAGTVDPGQDPRGAPDMDPLWTVLDTTREGRGADWYPKLSY, from the coding sequence ATGATCAGTTCCGTCCTCAAGCCCGCCGGCGAACTCGCCAACACCAACGCCAGGCGCTTTCCCAATGAGAGCGCCGAATATCGTCGGGCGCGCCAGGCACTGCTCGTCGAGGAGATCGAGCTGCGCCGGTACATCGCGCGCGTCGCCGAGCTGCGCCGCGCCTTGCCGCCGGGCGGCGAGGTGACCAGGGCGTATGAGTTCACGGGTGAGTCCGGCGCGGCCTCGCTCGCCGATCTGTTCGGCAACAAGCAGACGCTCATCATCTACAGCTACATGTTCGGTCCGCAGCGCGAGAAGCCGTGTCCGATGTGCACATCGTTCATGGGCACGTGGGAGGAGAAGCTGCCTGACATCGAGCAGCGCGTGTCGTTCGTGTTCGTGGCACGCTCGCCGATCGCGCGGCTGATCGAGGCGAAGAAGGCGCGCGGCTGGACGCGTCACAAGGTCTATTCGGATGCGTCGGGCGATTACACGCGTGACTATGTCAGCAAGGATGACAGCGACGTGCCGGGCTACAATGTCTTCACCCGCCAGAGCGGCGTGATCCGGCATTTCTGGGCCGGCGAAATGGGAGCCGGCACGGTCGACCCCGGCCAGGACCCGCGCGGCGCGCCGGACATGGATCCGCTCTGGACCGTGCTCGACACCACGCGCGAGGGGCGCGGCGCAGACTGGTATCCGAAGCTCAGCTATTGA
- a CDS encoding glycosyltransferase family 39 protein, with the protein MNANEARLARNTALAVCALVVLRLAAAAWTPLTFDEAYYWMWSKALAGGYYDHPPMVAIVIRLGTMIAGDTPFGVRLVSILLALPMSWAIYRAAEILFGGQRIAASATILLNVTLMAAVGTLIVTPDAPLLVAASFLLYSLAKVLESGRGAWWLAVGVSAGLALLSKYTALFFGPAILIWLAVVPKLRRWYLSPWLYLGGLVAAGLFAPVVLWNADHHWVSFIKQMGRARIEDFRPNYIAELIPTQFAFATPLVFILGVMGLYALYRRRAGAMPARVLVNTMFWTIVVYFTWHALHARVEANWFAPVYPAFAVAAAVAAIQVQWAPREQRTIDFCRRWAAPTGVVLFALLIVQANTGWLSGYRRDATVRSVGVGWQELAGEIEAVRARSGASCVLSPDYGTTGWLAFYLPKGTCVAQQGQRIRWVNMPEPSPAQLSGKLLYVHEVEQAMPASVRDNFAHVETVAEAKRMRGPLVIETYALDLLDGAKGEVFDRSPPPELQ; encoded by the coding sequence ATGAACGCGAACGAGGCGCGGCTGGCCCGGAACACCGCTCTTGCGGTGTGCGCGCTGGTCGTGTTGCGGCTGGCCGCCGCCGCATGGACGCCGCTGACCTTCGACGAAGCCTATTACTGGATGTGGTCGAAGGCGCTCGCCGGCGGCTATTACGACCATCCGCCGATGGTCGCGATCGTGATCCGGCTCGGCACCATGATCGCGGGCGATACGCCGTTCGGCGTGCGGCTGGTGTCGATCCTGCTCGCCTTGCCGATGAGCTGGGCGATCTATCGGGCGGCCGAGATCCTGTTCGGCGGCCAGCGCATCGCCGCCAGCGCAACGATCCTGCTCAATGTCACGCTGATGGCCGCCGTCGGTACGCTGATCGTGACGCCGGATGCGCCGCTGCTGGTTGCGGCGAGCTTCCTGCTGTATTCGCTCGCAAAGGTGCTGGAGAGCGGCCGCGGCGCCTGGTGGCTCGCGGTCGGCGTCAGCGCAGGCCTGGCGCTGCTGTCGAAATACACGGCGCTGTTCTTCGGACCCGCGATCCTGATCTGGCTTGCTGTCGTGCCGAAGCTGCGGCGCTGGTATCTCTCGCCTTGGCTCTATCTCGGCGGCCTGGTTGCGGCCGGACTGTTTGCGCCGGTCGTGCTCTGGAATGCCGATCACCACTGGGTGTCGTTCATCAAGCAGATGGGCCGCGCCCGGATCGAGGACTTCCGGCCGAACTACATTGCCGAGCTGATCCCGACGCAGTTTGCGTTCGCGACGCCATTGGTCTTCATCCTCGGTGTGATGGGCCTTTACGCGCTCTACCGGCGCCGCGCCGGCGCGATGCCCGCGCGCGTGCTGGTCAACACGATGTTCTGGACCATCGTGGTCTACTTCACCTGGCACGCGCTGCATGCGCGGGTCGAGGCCAACTGGTTCGCGCCGGTCTATCCGGCCTTTGCGGTGGCGGCCGCGGTCGCGGCGATCCAGGTGCAGTGGGCGCCGCGCGAGCAGCGCACGATCGATTTCTGCCGCCGCTGGGCTGCGCCGACAGGCGTCGTGTTGTTCGCGCTGCTGATCGTGCAGGCCAACACCGGTTGGCTCTCGGGTTACCGCCGCGACGCCACCGTGCGTAGCGTCGGTGTCGGCTGGCAGGAGCTCGCGGGCGAGATCGAGGCGGTGCGCGCGCGCTCCGGCGCGAGCTGTGTGCTGTCGCCGGACTACGGCACCACCGGCTGGCTTGCCTTCTATCTCCCCAAGGGCACCTGCGTCGCACAACAAGGCCAGCGCATTCGCTGGGTCAACATGCCCGAGCCGAGCCCGGCGCAGCTGTCCGGCAAGCTGCTGTATGTGCATGAGGTCGAGCAGGCGATGCCGGCCTCGGTGCGCGACAATTTCGCCCATGTCGAAACCGTCGCCGAGGCCAAGCGCATGCGCGGGCCGCTGGTGATCGAGACTTACGCGCTCGATCTGCTGGACGGCGCAAAGGGCGAGGTCTTCGACCGTTCGCCGCCGCCGGAACTGCAGTAA
- a CDS encoding glycosyltransferase family 2 protein, whose amino-acid sequence MNDAIKLAPETASQAASLPQLSVVVPTFNERDNVTVLYRRLDATLKDVSWEVIFVDDNSPDGTWDVVRALARKDSRVRCIRRIGRRGLSGACIEGILASSAPYAAVMDADLQHDETQLPKMVALLQSGEAELVVGSRYIEGYKTEGFNKQRAGASAFATEIARRSLKVEIADPMSGFFMIRRDRFEQLAPQLSTQGFKILLDVVATAEGKLRAVEIPYTFGARQHGESKLDSMVALDFLGLVLAKLTNDVISLRFILFAAVGGLGLLVHLSVLFIALELFKAPFPEAQAAGAIVAMTSNFILNNFLTYRDQRLKGFGILRGLLLFYLVCSVGLLANVGVAFSVYDQEPIWWLAGAAGALMGVVWNYAMSGLFVWRKR is encoded by the coding sequence ATGAATGACGCCATCAAGCTAGCCCCCGAAACCGCCTCGCAAGCAGCAAGTTTGCCGCAGCTTTCGGTGGTCGTCCCGACCTTCAACGAACGCGACAATGTCACGGTGCTGTACCGCCGGCTCGACGCGACCCTGAAGGACGTCTCCTGGGAGGTCATCTTCGTCGATGACAATTCGCCCGACGGGACCTGGGACGTGGTGCGCGCGCTGGCGCGGAAGGATTCCCGGGTGCGCTGTATCCGCCGGATCGGCCGGCGCGGCCTGTCCGGCGCCTGCATCGAGGGCATCCTGGCGTCGAGCGCGCCCTATGCCGCGGTCATGGACGCCGATCTCCAGCATGACGAAACCCAGCTCCCGAAGATGGTCGCACTGCTGCAGAGCGGCGAGGCCGAACTCGTGGTCGGCAGCCGCTATATCGAGGGCTACAAGACCGAAGGCTTCAACAAGCAGCGCGCCGGCGCCAGCGCCTTTGCCACCGAGATCGCGCGGCGCTCGTTGAAGGTCGAGATCGCCGATCCCATGAGCGGCTTCTTCATGATCCGCCGCGACCGTTTCGAGCAGCTCGCGCCGCAGCTGTCGACCCAGGGCTTCAAGATCCTGCTCGATGTCGTGGCGACGGCGGAGGGCAAGCTGCGCGCGGTCGAGATTCCCTACACATTCGGTGCCCGCCAGCATGGCGAGAGCAAGCTTGACTCGATGGTCGCGCTCGACTTCCTTGGCCTGGTGCTGGCGAAGCTGACCAACGACGTGATCTCGCTGCGCTTCATTTTGTTCGCAGCGGTCGGCGGGCTCGGCCTGCTGGTGCATCTCAGCGTGTTGTTCATCGCGCTGGAACTGTTCAAGGCGCCGTTCCCGGAGGCGCAGGCCGCCGGCGCGATCGTCGCCATGACCAGCAACTTCATCCTCAACAATTTCCTGACCTATCGCGACCAGCGGCTGAAGGGCTTCGGCATCCTGCGCGGCCTGCTGCTGTTCTATCTGGTCTGCAGCGTCGGTCTGCTTGCCAATGTCGGCGTCGCGTTCTCGGTCTACGACCAGGAGCCGATCTGGTGGCTTGCGGGCGCGGCCGGCGCGCTGATGGGCGTGGTGTGGAACTACGCGATGTCCGGGCTGTTCGTCTGGCGCAAGCGATGA
- a CDS encoding DUF72 domain-containing protein produces MSAVVAKAPTKATKTETKTDAGNIYIGIGGWTFEPWRGVFYPEKLTQAKELSYAASKLTSIEINGTYYGSQKPESFRKWASEVPDGFIFSLKGPRFATNRRVLAEAGDSVKRFYDSGVLELKDRLGPVLWQFAPTKKFDGADFGKFLELLPRKLDGRALRHVVEVRHDSFCVPEFIALIREHQVPVVFAEHGKYPAIADVASDFVYARLQKGNDELKTCYPPKQLDAWARRFQDWAGGSEPDDLPRVDKSAPKKTPRDVFAYVIHEGKIRAPAGAMELIERVK; encoded by the coding sequence ATGAGTGCAGTCGTGGCCAAAGCTCCCACCAAGGCGACCAAGACAGAGACCAAGACAGACGCAGGCAACATCTATATCGGCATCGGCGGCTGGACTTTCGAGCCGTGGCGCGGGGTGTTCTATCCCGAGAAGCTGACGCAGGCGAAGGAGCTGTCCTACGCCGCCTCGAAGCTGACCTCGATCGAGATCAACGGCACCTATTACGGATCGCAGAAGCCGGAGAGCTTTCGCAAATGGGCCAGCGAAGTCCCTGATGGATTCATCTTCTCGCTGAAAGGGCCGCGCTTTGCCACCAACCGCCGCGTGCTCGCCGAAGCCGGCGATTCGGTGAAGCGGTTCTATGATTCGGGCGTGCTGGAGCTGAAGGACCGGCTCGGGCCGGTGCTCTGGCAGTTTGCGCCGACCAAGAAGTTCGACGGCGCTGATTTCGGAAAATTCCTCGAGCTGTTGCCGCGCAAGCTCGACGGGCGCGCGCTGCGCCACGTCGTCGAGGTGCGTCACGACAGCTTTTGCGTACCCGAATTCATCGCCCTCATTCGCGAGCACCAGGTGCCGGTGGTGTTCGCCGAGCACGGCAAGTATCCGGCGATTGCCGACGTCGCGAGCGACTTCGTCTATGCCCGGTTGCAGAAGGGCAATGACGAACTGAAGACCTGCTATCCGCCGAAGCAGCTCGACGCCTGGGCCAGGCGGTTTCAGGACTGGGCCGGCGGCAGCGAGCCGGACGATCTGCCGCGGGTCGACAAATCAGCGCCGAAGAAGACGCCGCGCGACGTGTTCGCCTATGTGATCCACGAGGGCAAGATCCGCGCGCCCGCGGGCGCGATGGAATTGATCGAACGGGTGAAGTGA